In Candidatus Manganitrophaceae bacterium, the genomic stretch CGGTTTACTTTAGAAATTACCCCGCCTGTTCGATTTCGACAATCAAGTTTATCTCTTTTAAAATATTGGCCACTCTTTCACATTCTTCCCTTGTCCCGGTAAAACAGGCGGCGCGGCCTTTCGTGTGGGC encodes the following:
- a CDS encoding ATP-dependent Clp protease adaptor ClpS; the protein is MINGGITDEHHPIDAVIFQVQKATGASLQVAFEITMVAHTKGRAACFTGTREECERVANILKEINLIVEIEQAG